The uncultured Desulfobulbus sp. genome window below encodes:
- the tviB gene encoding Vi polysaccharide biosynthesis UDP-N-acetylglucosamine C-6 dehydrogenase TviB: MFELDKVCIGVIGLGYVGLPLAVEFSKKRPTLGFDLKTKRIEELRQHIDLTKEVSSQELEEAKDLTYSCQVEELKGCNVFIVAVPTPIDENKRPDFTPLVKASETVAKVLKKGDVVIYESTVYPGATEEVCVPILERDSGLTFNTDFFAGYSPERINPGDHQHRLPTIVKVTSGSTPEVADFVDALYGLVITAGTFKASSMRVAEAAKVIENTQRDVNIALINELALIFNKLGIDTLEVLKAAGTKWNFLPFRPGLVGGHCIGVDPYYLTHKAQEVGYHPEMILAGRRLNDDMGRYIASETVKLMLRRRIHVAASHILVLGLTFKENCPDLRNTRVIDIIKELDSFGAQVEVYDPWVDQEEAAARYKVTMIKELPQNRYDAVVLAVSHEEFMQLSEQELRGLCREHAVIYDVKHALPTGLADGSL; encoded by the coding sequence ATGTTTGAGTTGGATAAGGTTTGTATCGGAGTTATCGGGCTTGGCTATGTCGGCCTGCCTCTGGCTGTGGAGTTCAGCAAAAAACGGCCTACGCTTGGCTTTGATCTCAAAACCAAGCGCATTGAAGAGCTCCGCCAACATATAGACCTTACAAAAGAAGTGAGTTCCCAGGAACTCGAAGAAGCAAAGGATCTCACTTATAGTTGTCAGGTTGAAGAGCTGAAAGGATGTAATGTCTTTATCGTTGCTGTCCCTACGCCCATAGATGAGAACAAACGCCCCGACTTCACCCCTCTGGTCAAGGCATCGGAAACTGTTGCCAAGGTTCTGAAAAAAGGCGATGTGGTCATATATGAATCAACGGTCTATCCGGGTGCCACTGAAGAGGTCTGTGTTCCGATCTTGGAACGTGATTCCGGTCTTACATTCAATACGGACTTTTTTGCTGGCTACAGTCCTGAGCGTATCAATCCGGGCGATCATCAGCACCGGCTGCCCACCATTGTCAAGGTCACTTCAGGTTCAACGCCTGAGGTTGCTGACTTTGTTGATGCCCTCTACGGACTGGTGATTACCGCTGGTACCTTTAAAGCAAGCTCCATGCGAGTGGCTGAGGCTGCCAAGGTCATTGAAAACACCCAGCGTGATGTCAACATCGCCCTGATCAACGAGTTGGCACTCATCTTCAATAAGCTCGGCATCGACACGCTGGAGGTACTCAAAGCCGCCGGGACCAAATGGAACTTTCTCCCCTTTCGCCCCGGTCTCGTCGGAGGTCACTGTATCGGTGTGGACCCCTACTACCTGACCCATAAGGCACAGGAGGTCGGCTACCACCCGGAGATGATTCTTGCCGGTCGCCGCCTTAACGATGATATGGGCCGCTACATCGCCTCTGAAACCGTCAAACTCATGCTCAGACGGCGCATTCACGTCGCAGCCTCTCACATTCTTGTTCTGGGGTTAACCTTTAAAGAAAACTGTCCTGATCTTCGCAATACCCGTGTCATCGACATTATCAAAGAACTGGACTCCTTCGGGGCCCAGGTCGAAGTCTATGACCCCTGGGTTGATCAGGAAGAAGCCGCAGCCAGATATAAGGTGACCATGATCAAGGAGTTACCCCAAAACCGCTATGACGCGGTGGTACTGGCCGTAAGTCATGAGGAATTCATGCAACTTTCCGAACAGGAACTGCGAGGGCTCTGCCGTGAACATGCAGTTATCTATGATGTGAAGCACGCATTGCCGACCGGACTTGCCGATGGTTCCCTCTAG
- a CDS encoding radical SAM protein → MASEPLEIAELFYSLQGESTWAGLPCLFVRFAGCNLRCSYCDARYTYEEPAQCTEESSILEWIEQYPGVMVEFTGGEPLRQQGLYSLLQPLIAQKRTILVETNGSLPICGVPDAVHLIMDIKCPDSGMATHNLDENLQVLRERQQRGCHDEIKFVLSSVDDFHFSREKVLKHQLDTLVPVLFSPVTSQFSPTELAALVLKHQLGVRLQLQLHTLLWPEKLRGA, encoded by the coding sequence ATGGCAAGTGAGCCTCTTGAAATTGCCGAACTCTTCTACTCTTTGCAGGGAGAGTCGACCTGGGCCGGTCTCCCCTGCCTTTTTGTTCGATTTGCAGGCTGCAACCTTCGTTGCTCCTACTGCGATGCTCGCTATACCTATGAAGAACCCGCTCAATGTACGGAAGAATCCTCCATTCTTGAGTGGATTGAGCAGTACCCGGGGGTCATGGTGGAGTTCACCGGTGGGGAGCCTCTGCGTCAGCAGGGACTTTATTCACTCCTGCAGCCCCTGATAGCTCAGAAACGAACCATACTGGTGGAAACCAATGGCAGTCTGCCTATCTGTGGTGTTCCGGATGCTGTTCATCTTATCATGGACATTAAATGCCCGGACTCAGGTATGGCGACGCATAACCTGGATGAAAACCTGCAAGTCCTGCGAGAGAGGCAGCAACGAGGCTGCCACGATGAAATTAAATTTGTCCTGAGTTCGGTGGACGATTTTCATTTTTCCAGGGAAAAAGTCCTCAAGCACCAACTGGACACGCTTGTACCAGTGCTCTTCTCCCCGGTAACTTCTCAATTCTCCCCGACTGAGCTTGCGGCACTTGTGCTCAAGCACCAGCTGGGGGTTCGCCTACAGTTGCAGCTGCATACTCTGCTCTGGCCGGAAAAACTACGCGGTGCCTGA
- the queD gene encoding 6-carboxytetrahydropterin synthase QueD has translation MDVFIKTHFSGGHHLRAYPGNCENPHGHNWKVKVTVRAHELDSLGMGIDFKELKKIVNGTVDELDHRDLNEHPAFKTINPSSEHIAIYLFETLAPQLQTERYGIYSVEIRETDSSGVIYYGK, from the coding sequence ATGGATGTTTTTATTAAAACTCATTTTTCCGGTGGTCATCACCTTCGCGCCTATCCCGGCAACTGTGAAAATCCCCACGGCCACAACTGGAAGGTCAAGGTGACCGTTCGTGCCCATGAGCTTGATTCCCTTGGAATGGGTATTGATTTCAAAGAGCTCAAAAAGATAGTCAACGGGACGGTGGATGAATTGGATCACCGCGACCTCAACGAGCATCCGGCCTTTAAGACAATTAATCCATCTTCTGAGCATATTGCCATCTATCTCTTTGAGACCCTGGCCCCACAGCTGCAGACGGAACGGTACGGTATCTACAGCGTTGAAATTCGTGAAACAGACAGCAGTGGTGTGATTTATTATGGCAAGTGA
- a CDS encoding methyltransferase, with protein sequence MNTTEPLSALTHDSLFDGELDCVQPAQGYRFSLDAVLAAQFVHPLPGQQVLDLGCGCGIIGLILAYRVPNISVFALELQPQLADCCQTNIMTNGFADRMELIEGDVTRFRTTLQPEFVDLVVCNPPYGSPHGGRINKHHQAATARHELSGSLDDFIKAAAYAVRNRGKVVFIYPARRGASLLHSLMQHRLTPKRLQPIYSYPEAETARLIMVEAVKNGGEQFELLAPMYIYTHKNGPYAESMSRLYKRNIECLPK encoded by the coding sequence TTGAACACGACTGAGCCGCTATCGGCACTTACCCACGATTCACTCTTTGACGGAGAGCTCGACTGCGTTCAACCTGCCCAGGGATATCGTTTTTCATTGGACGCTGTCCTTGCTGCCCAGTTTGTTCATCCCCTTCCTGGTCAGCAGGTGCTTGATCTTGGTTGTGGTTGCGGTATCATAGGACTCATCCTCGCCTACCGGGTACCGAATATTTCTGTGTTCGCACTGGAGCTGCAACCACAGTTGGCCGACTGTTGCCAGACCAATATCATGACCAATGGTTTTGCAGATCGCATGGAACTCATCGAAGGTGATGTGACCCGGTTTCGGACAACGCTCCAGCCTGAATTTGTTGATCTGGTTGTCTGCAACCCTCCCTATGGGAGTCCCCATGGTGGGCGCATCAACAAACACCATCAGGCCGCCACAGCCAGGCATGAACTCAGTGGCTCGCTTGATGATTTTATCAAGGCTGCAGCGTATGCGGTGCGTAATCGAGGAAAGGTTGTTTTTATCTATCCCGCACGCAGGGGGGCCAGCTTGCTGCACAGTCTGATGCAGCATCGCCTGACTCCTAAACGGCTGCAACCCATTTACTCCTACCCCGAGGCAGAGACAGCCCGCCTCATTATGGTGGAAGCAGTAAAAAACGGCGGTGAACAGTTTGAGCTGCTGGCGCCCATGTATATCTATACCCATAAAAATGGGCCTTATGCAGAGAGCATGAGCCGCCTTTATAAGAGGAACATCGAGTGCTTGCCAAAGTAA
- a CDS encoding YifB family Mg chelatase-like AAA ATPase: protein MGYLSRWKWIWRKGSLLFRQWGCLRALSVRVRAAIKNGGYEFPQRRITVNLAPASLKKEGTGYDLPIALGILTANGLLPESELTATAIVGELSLDGSVKPVPGVLPMVLAAKAEGTTRFIVPQANLEEAAVVQGIETYGISHLHQAVEFLAGRSLLEPRAIDPDRLFQSDGGYEVDFSEVKGQDTVKRAMEIAAAGGHNLLLCGIPGTGKTMMARRLPSIMPDLSFEEAIETTKVYSIAGLLPEKTPLLVTRPFRAPHHTVSDAGLIGGGQVPRPGEVSLAHNGVLFLDELPEFKKHVLEVLRQPLEDGTVTIARAATSLSFPARFTLVAAMNPCPCGYLGDQVRPCSCTPLQVQRYRSRLSGPLLDRIDMHLEVPAVPVQELLGHPSGESSSTIRARVNQARALQRKRFARIPKLHCNGQMRAKEVKNFCQLDRESTNLLNNSISRLGLSARAYHRILKIARTIADLSGAQHPQLPHLAEAIQYRRSQFDL from the coding sequence ATGGGTTACCTGTCCAGGTGGAAGTGGATCTGGCGCAAGGGCTCCCTTCTTTTTCGACAGTGGGGTTGCCTGAGGGCGCTGTCCGTCAGGGTACGTGCGGCTATAAAAAACGGGGGCTACGAGTTTCCCCAGCGGCGAATTACGGTTAACCTTGCTCCTGCATCGCTGAAAAAAGAAGGGACCGGCTATGATCTGCCCATTGCCCTTGGCATTCTCACGGCTAATGGACTGCTTCCTGAAAGCGAACTTACTGCAACTGCCATTGTAGGTGAGCTCAGCCTGGATGGGAGTGTCAAGCCTGTCCCCGGTGTTCTCCCCATGGTCCTGGCTGCAAAAGCAGAGGGGACCACTCGATTTATTGTGCCCCAGGCAAACCTTGAAGAGGCTGCTGTTGTTCAGGGGATCGAAACTTATGGGATCAGCCATTTGCACCAGGCCGTAGAGTTTTTGGCAGGTCGCAGCCTCCTGGAACCTCGAGCTATAGATCCGGACCGTCTTTTTCAAAGCGATGGCGGTTATGAAGTTGATTTTAGTGAGGTCAAAGGCCAGGATACGGTTAAAAGAGCCATGGAGATTGCAGCGGCCGGAGGGCATAATCTGCTGCTTTGTGGCATTCCAGGAACTGGTAAAACCATGATGGCCCGCCGTCTTCCCTCGATCATGCCCGATCTCAGCTTTGAAGAGGCAATCGAAACAACCAAGGTCTATTCCATTGCTGGATTACTCCCCGAAAAGACGCCCCTGCTGGTGACCAGGCCATTTCGAGCACCGCACCATACTGTCTCTGATGCCGGACTCATAGGCGGTGGTCAGGTCCCGCGTCCCGGAGAAGTCTCACTGGCCCATAATGGCGTTCTTTTTCTTGATGAACTGCCTGAATTTAAAAAGCATGTGCTGGAGGTTTTGCGCCAGCCCCTGGAAGACGGCACGGTGACCATTGCACGGGCTGCAACCAGCCTGAGCTTTCCCGCCCGCTTCACACTGGTCGCCGCTATGAATCCCTGTCCTTGCGGTTACTTAGGAGATCAAGTCCGGCCCTGTAGCTGCACGCCCCTGCAGGTGCAGCGTTATCGCAGTCGACTCTCGGGGCCTTTACTGGACCGCATTGATATGCATCTCGAGGTGCCTGCGGTGCCGGTGCAGGAATTACTTGGTCACCCCAGTGGCGAGTCTTCGTCCACTATTCGCGCGCGGGTGAATCAGGCGCGGGCGCTGCAACGAAAACGTTTTGCCCGTATCCCGAAACTCCACTGCAATGGGCAGATGCGGGCTAAAGAGGTGAAAAATTTTTGTCAGCTTGACCGTGAGAGTACCAACCTGCTGAATAACTCCATCAGTCGGCTGGGGCTTTCTGCCCGTGCCTATCACCGTATTTTAAAAATTGCCCGCACCATCGCCGATCTTTCCGGTGCCCAACACCCACAGCTCCCCCATCTTGCAGAGGCTATTCAGTATAGACGGAGTCAGTTTGATCTCTAA